A single genomic interval of Chitinophaga sp. 180180018-3 harbors:
- a CDS encoding RagB/SusD family nutrient uptake outer membrane protein: MTRLFASIKWPLLICLSIAGIQGCKLDGMPGDRYTDAAIWKNAANVDLYIYGMYNEFKTFSFGEFPIGYSNATDAFTDIEKYTSNTVGNGTVNKIAYNPGQVSAASPAVSYWNAGYERIRRVNEFLNGLQQYAKVTDEQKVQYEAEARFIRGYVYFWLARINGSVILLDKLTTEKNNARASEDEVWNFIAKDLSFAAEHLPKQWPAAQKGRATKGAAYGLLARSWLYAASVADYDNKQFNKDALTGVPAAKKTEYYQHAADAAAAVIALANEGIYALEDDYAKVFTNPASKEAVFAVYYQRTTVTHQFDFYFCPPADVDGGGATGVPTAELVNEYEMADGRKFSWSETAMAANPYDGREPRFYASILYNGASWKGRTLNTTPDNEKEGYIDFKVASDPRKTVTGYYLRKMLDETNTSILVLNSVQPWMEMRYAEVLLIHAEALTKLNRLDEAKTSLNKVRTRVHLPGTAAVTADALMAAIEHERKVELAFEGHRYWDLRRWRKAHIVLNNVRFHGHKVTANGSGFSYTEVDCDKENRYFPTSFYYMPIPQEELVNNTAMKQIQGW; the protein is encoded by the coding sequence ATGACAAGATTATTTGCTTCTATAAAATGGCCTTTACTGATATGCCTGTCGATTGCCGGAATACAGGGCTGTAAGCTGGATGGAATGCCCGGCGACCGGTATACAGATGCCGCTATCTGGAAAAATGCCGCCAATGTAGATTTGTATATCTACGGCATGTATAATGAGTTCAAAACATTTTCCTTCGGCGAATTTCCCATTGGATACAGCAATGCAACGGACGCCTTTACGGATATTGAAAAATATACTTCCAATACCGTAGGTAATGGAACAGTGAACAAAATAGCCTATAACCCCGGGCAGGTGAGTGCTGCATCACCGGCTGTTTCTTACTGGAATGCTGGCTATGAGCGGATCCGCCGGGTGAATGAGTTTCTCAACGGCCTGCAGCAATACGCCAAAGTAACGGACGAGCAGAAAGTGCAGTATGAGGCAGAAGCGCGTTTCATACGAGGGTATGTTTATTTCTGGCTGGCACGCATCAATGGAAGTGTGATCCTGCTGGACAAACTCACTACAGAAAAGAACAATGCCCGTGCCAGTGAAGATGAGGTGTGGAATTTCATTGCAAAGGATCTCAGCTTTGCTGCGGAACATTTGCCGAAACAATGGCCGGCTGCCCAAAAAGGCCGCGCAACCAAGGGAGCGGCCTATGGCCTGTTAGCACGGTCATGGCTATACGCTGCTTCCGTTGCAGATTATGATAACAAGCAGTTTAACAAAGACGCACTTACCGGCGTACCTGCTGCTAAGAAAACGGAATACTATCAGCACGCTGCAGATGCCGCTGCAGCAGTGATTGCACTGGCCAATGAAGGAATATATGCCTTGGAAGATGACTACGCAAAGGTATTCACCAACCCTGCAAGCAAAGAAGCAGTTTTCGCCGTTTATTACCAGCGTACTACCGTTACCCATCAGTTTGATTTTTATTTCTGTCCACCTGCAGATGTAGACGGGGGCGGCGCCACCGGTGTACCTACCGCTGAACTGGTGAATGAATACGAGATGGCCGACGGACGTAAGTTCTCCTGGTCAGAAACAGCCATGGCAGCTAATCCGTATGATGGCCGGGAGCCCCGTTTCTACGCATCCATCCTTTATAATGGCGCCTCCTGGAAAGGCCGTACCCTGAACACTACACCGGATAATGAAAAAGAAGGCTACATCGATTTTAAAGTAGCCTCCGATCCCCGCAAAACAGTAACCGGTTACTACCTCCGCAAAATGCTGGATGAAACCAATACCAGCATACTGGTGCTGAACAGCGTGCAACCCTGGATGGAAATGCGTTACGCCGAAGTATTATTGATCCATGCGGAAGCGCTTACAAAACTGAACCGCCTCGACGAAGCGAAAACGTCTCTCAATAAAGTGAGAACCCGGGTGCATTTACCCGGAACCGCAGCGGTTACAGCAGATGCACTGATGGCGGCTATTGAGCATGAACGTAAAGTAGAACTGGCTTTCGAAGGACATCGGTACTGGGATCTGCGGCGCTGGCGCAAAGCACATATTGTATTGAATAATGTGCGCTTCCATGGACATAAGGTAACGGCTAACGGCAGCGGTTTCAGTTACACGGAAGTAGACTGCGACAAAGAAAACCGCTACTTCCCCACATCTTTCTACTACATGCCTATTCCCCAGGAAGAACTGGTGAATAATACCGCTATGAAGCAGATCCAGGGCTGGTAA
- a CDS encoding TonB-dependent receptor — MSKPNLKVLMWRCLMLMICMIIQLLPAAAQQKTVRGTVKDEKGNPLPGATILVKGTQKGMVTTVDGTFSIAAGDAPVTLQVSMTGFTTLTINAAPGDPVIAVLKENLKDLNEVMVVGYGTQKKASLTGSVTQISAAELKKTPAMNLTNMLAGRLPGLVATQTSGRPGFDDASLLIRGQSTFNSNAPMVIVDGVQRSFGSLDPSEVESISLLKDAAAAATYGVQGANGVILVTTKRGKTGKPVVSYDGEVTRTAFTRFPKFLNGPDYMYWFRKGEQMDNDYLTATGGDPVPYTYTEQQIAALRNGTNKDPFLGNTDWTGMLTGRKTMAQHHSVSVRGGTEKIRYFSNASYLNQEGVVKGSDYKRYNVRTNIDAEISKVFSVAFDIGARQETRNSTGIAADDGEYMNPFYQAVRALPNIPAFVDGTPTATRSNSGVVNPMAVIDNSGWQRYVTSTFQGALTFTAHVPYVKGLDLKLMTAYDKSFQEFKSWTEPYTLMVREQSNAGWYWNPSLPPGININTVRQSQANNVRQTFQPSINYTTNIGEHSIKALALYEYSQYDNNGFSAGGGNLPLTELKEIDFRDQDNKYFIQPTGNSGTTARAGLVTRLNYAYKNRYLLELVSRYDGSLYFPVNNRWGFFPAVSAGWVLSDEKFFSGLKDKIDFLKLRASYGKTGNDRGNANYLYLQTFKLTDNPIMVIGDKAASAIYSYNIPNTGLTWENAYTTNVGVDATFFHGGLTIAADYFYKLTKDILDVQGGLFPPSMGGYYPTVVNRGMADVRGIDLQISHRKSVNKKLDYGITGNLNWSRNKILQKNDPDGLPAWQRSPGHSIGEKKGFISEGLFQNWDEVNNWPSSPSGGAAPGFIKYKDINGDGKITTDDITYIGRSNIPQLMYGLSLELRYGIFDFSALIQGAALVDVSLGGEYEGSSGVWGVNDNTPFTRPFYGGGNSPYYLVEQAWTPDNPNARYPRLTADRAGFPNHNGWANSQWIRNGAYVRLKSAQIGVNLPPLLLKRLNVEKCRFYLAGSNLFTLDHLKYMDPEMPNANNGFYPQQQMMSFGANITF; from the coding sequence ATGAGTAAACCAAATCTAAAAGTGCTTATGTGGCGCTGTCTTATGCTGATGATATGTATGATCATCCAGCTGCTGCCGGCTGCTGCCCAGCAGAAAACAGTCAGAGGTACTGTTAAGGATGAAAAGGGGAACCCGCTCCCGGGCGCCACCATCCTCGTAAAGGGAACGCAGAAAGGCATGGTAACTACTGTTGATGGTACCTTCAGCATCGCGGCCGGCGATGCACCGGTCACCTTGCAGGTATCCATGACCGGATTTACTACCCTTACCATAAACGCTGCTCCCGGCGATCCCGTTATTGCTGTATTAAAAGAGAATCTGAAAGACCTGAACGAAGTAATGGTAGTGGGTTATGGTACCCAGAAGAAAGCCTCCCTTACCGGCAGTGTCACGCAGATCTCAGCGGCGGAACTGAAGAAAACGCCAGCGATGAACCTCACCAATATGCTCGCCGGGCGACTGCCAGGCCTCGTGGCCACGCAAACTTCCGGTCGCCCCGGATTTGATGATGCCTCGCTGCTCATCAGAGGACAAAGTACCTTCAACAGCAACGCGCCGATGGTAATCGTGGATGGAGTACAACGTTCTTTCGGCAGCCTCGATCCTTCAGAGGTAGAAAGCATCTCCCTGCTGAAAGATGCCGCTGCGGCAGCTACCTACGGCGTACAGGGCGCCAACGGCGTTATCCTCGTAACTACTAAAAGAGGTAAAACCGGAAAGCCCGTCGTGTCCTACGACGGAGAAGTTACCCGCACCGCTTTCACCCGCTTTCCCAAATTTCTCAACGGACCCGATTATATGTACTGGTTCCGGAAAGGAGAACAGATGGATAACGATTATCTGACCGCCACCGGCGGTGATCCGGTGCCTTATACCTACACCGAACAACAGATAGCTGCCCTGCGTAACGGTACCAATAAAGATCCTTTCCTCGGTAACACCGACTGGACCGGCATGCTCACCGGCCGTAAAACGATGGCGCAGCATCACAGCGTCAGCGTTCGCGGTGGTACAGAAAAGATCCGTTATTTTTCCAACGCCAGCTATCTGAATCAGGAAGGTGTTGTAAAAGGATCGGATTACAAAAGATATAACGTAAGAACCAATATCGATGCTGAAATCAGTAAAGTATTTTCTGTAGCATTTGATATCGGCGCGCGGCAGGAAACCCGCAACAGCACCGGCATAGCAGCCGATGACGGAGAGTATATGAATCCTTTCTATCAGGCGGTAAGAGCGCTGCCTAATATCCCCGCTTTTGTTGATGGCACGCCAACGGCTACACGCTCTAACTCAGGCGTGGTAAATCCGATGGCCGTGATCGACAACTCCGGCTGGCAACGTTATGTAACCAGCACCTTCCAGGGCGCGCTGACGTTTACTGCACACGTGCCTTATGTAAAGGGCCTGGACCTGAAGCTGATGACCGCCTACGATAAATCGTTCCAGGAATTCAAAAGCTGGACCGAACCCTATACCCTGATGGTGCGGGAACAAAGCAATGCCGGCTGGTACTGGAATCCTTCGCTGCCACCGGGAATCAATATCAATACTGTTCGCCAGTCGCAGGCAAACAATGTGCGCCAGACCTTTCAGCCAAGTATCAACTACACCACCAATATCGGTGAACACAGTATCAAAGCACTGGCGTTGTACGAATACTCACAATACGATAACAACGGCTTTTCCGCAGGAGGTGGTAATCTGCCGCTAACGGAGCTCAAAGAAATTGATTTCCGCGATCAGGATAATAAATACTTCATTCAACCCACCGGCAACAGCGGCACCACTGCCCGTGCGGGCCTGGTGACCAGGTTGAATTATGCTTATAAAAACCGCTACTTACTGGAATTGGTATCACGTTACGACGGATCGTTGTATTTCCCGGTAAACAACCGCTGGGGCTTCTTTCCGGCTGTTTCCGCAGGCTGGGTGCTCAGCGATGAAAAGTTTTTCAGTGGGTTGAAAGATAAGATCGACTTCCTTAAATTAAGGGCCTCTTACGGAAAAACAGGTAACGACAGGGGAAATGCCAACTATTTATACCTGCAAACTTTTAAGCTGACAGATAACCCGATCATGGTGATCGGCGACAAAGCAGCATCTGCTATTTATTCTTACAATATTCCCAATACGGGGCTTACCTGGGAAAATGCCTACACCACTAACGTTGGGGTAGATGCTACTTTCTTCCACGGCGGGCTCACCATCGCTGCAGATTATTTCTACAAACTCACTAAAGATATCCTGGATGTACAGGGAGGGCTTTTCCCTCCATCCATGGGAGGCTATTATCCTACCGTAGTAAACAGGGGAATGGCGGATGTAAGGGGTATCGACCTGCAGATCAGTCACCGTAAATCAGTGAATAAAAAACTGGATTATGGCATCACCGGTAACCTGAACTGGTCGCGTAATAAGATATTGCAAAAGAACGACCCCGACGGCCTGCCCGCCTGGCAAAGAAGTCCGGGGCATAGTATCGGGGAAAAGAAAGGCTTCATTTCCGAAGGATTATTCCAGAACTGGGATGAAGTGAACAACTGGCCTTCTTCTCCCAGTGGTGGTGCGGCTCCCGGCTTTATTAAGTATAAGGATATTAATGGAGATGGAAAGATCACAACGGATGATATCACTTACATAGGGCGAAGCAACATTCCTCAGTTAATGTATGGTTTGAGCCTGGAACTGCGTTATGGCATCTTCGATTTCTCTGCGCTGATACAAGGCGCCGCACTGGTGGATGTATCGCTCGGCGGAGAATATGAAGGCTCTTCCGGTGTATGGGGCGTGAACGACAATACGCCTTTTACCCGTCCGTTCTACGGTGGCGGTAATAGTCCTTATTACCTCGTTGAACAGGCGTGGACGCCGGATAATCCTAATGCGCGTTATCCCCGCCTGACGGCCGACAGGGCAGGTTTTCCCAATCACAACGGCTGGGCTAACTCACAGTGGATAAGGAATGGCGCCTATGTGCGTTTGAAATCTGCGCAAATAGGAGTGAATCTGCCTCCCTTACTCCTCAAACGCCTGAATGTGGAAAAATGCCGTTTCTATCTGGCTGGCTCCAACCTTTTTACACTGGATCATCTGAAATACATGGATCCGGAAATGCCGAATGCCAACAACGGTTTTTATCCGCAACAACAAATGATGTCGTTTGGTGCCAATATTACTTTCTAA
- a CDS encoding AGE family epimerase/isomerase: MQSRVEDQLKVQEQMSTGLNTSHYAALYKDELLDNVLPFWVNFSKDEKHGGFYTCLNRDGSVFDTDKFMWLQGREVWCFSHVFHHIAPRQQWLDMALHGAAFMEKYGRDENGNWYFSLNEKGQPLVQAYNIFSDCFAAMGFAALDKIAPSDRFKEIALTTFERILSRQHNWKGVYSKAYPGTRNLKGFSLPMILCNLSMEMEHLLGAEKVTAFIPTVIHEVMDVFYQPDKKLIVENVCADGSFSNSFDGRLVNPGHGIEAMWFIMDLARRLKDPDLLRKACDIMLDTLEYGWDKEYGGIFYFRDILGLPPQQLEWDQKLWWVHVEALVALAKGYMFTGDKRCAEWFKKVHDYTWSHFRDDQHGEWFGYLNRQGEVLLPLKGGKWKGCFHVPRALYQVYATFEGSQT; the protein is encoded by the coding sequence ATGCAATCACGGGTAGAAGATCAGCTAAAAGTACAGGAACAGATGTCGACCGGACTTAATACCAGTCATTATGCGGCTTTATATAAAGATGAACTGCTGGATAATGTCCTTCCCTTCTGGGTTAATTTCAGCAAAGATGAAAAGCATGGAGGGTTCTATACCTGCCTGAACAGAGACGGGAGTGTATTTGATACCGACAAATTCATGTGGCTGCAGGGGCGGGAAGTATGGTGCTTCAGCCATGTATTCCATCACATTGCTCCCCGCCAGCAATGGCTGGATATGGCCCTGCACGGCGCCGCCTTTATGGAGAAATATGGCCGCGATGAAAACGGCAACTGGTATTTTTCGCTGAATGAAAAGGGCCAGCCGCTGGTGCAGGCCTATAATATATTCAGCGACTGCTTCGCCGCCATGGGGTTTGCTGCACTCGACAAAATCGCTCCCAGCGATCGTTTCAAGGAAATCGCACTCACTACTTTCGAGCGGATTCTTAGTCGCCAGCATAACTGGAAAGGCGTCTACAGCAAAGCCTATCCCGGTACCCGGAACCTGAAAGGATTCAGCCTGCCCATGATACTGTGCAACCTTTCCATGGAAATGGAGCACCTGCTGGGCGCCGAAAAAGTGACTGCTTTTATCCCTACCGTTATCCATGAAGTCATGGATGTATTTTATCAACCCGATAAAAAGCTCATCGTTGAAAATGTTTGCGCCGATGGCAGTTTCTCCAACAGCTTCGACGGCCGCCTCGTGAATCCGGGCCACGGCATCGAAGCCATGTGGTTTATCATGGACCTCGCACGACGGCTGAAAGATCCGGACCTGTTACGCAAAGCCTGCGATATCATGCTCGACACCCTGGAATATGGCTGGGATAAGGAATATGGCGGCATCTTCTATTTCAGGGATATCCTGGGGCTTCCTCCGCAGCAGCTGGAATGGGACCAGAAACTGTGGTGGGTACACGTGGAAGCATTGGTAGCATTGGCTAAAGGCTATATGTTCACGGGCGACAAACGCTGCGCCGAATGGTTTAAAAAAGTACATGACTATACCTGGTCGCATTTCCGCGACGATCAACATGGCGAATGGTTTGGTTACCTGAACCGCCAGGGGGAAGTATTGCTTCCGCTCAAAGGTGGTAAATGGAAAGGCTGTTTCCATGTACCCCGCGCCCTATACCAGGTATACGCCACTTTTGAAGGCAGCCAGACCTGA